A stretch of Alkalicella caledoniensis DNA encodes these proteins:
- a CDS encoding helix-turn-helix domain-containing protein, with protein sequence MDIGKKLKQLRIDKGLTQEEVAVRCELSKGFISQVERNLTSPSIITLIDILECLGTDLKSFFSEQPEEKIVYGPEDIFETNNENLKFNLQWLVPNAQKNIMEPILLTLEEDGSYHEEAAHEGEEFGYVLAGSINITYRDKKFKCKKGECFYFKSNTNHHISNGGKSSARVLWVSSPPSF encoded by the coding sequence ATGGATATTGGAAAAAAGCTAAAGCAGCTTAGGATTGATAAAGGACTTACACAAGAAGAAGTTGCCGTAAGATGTGAACTATCTAAAGGGTTTATTTCTCAAGTGGAGAGAAACTTGACATCTCCTTCTATTATTACACTCATTGATATACTAGAATGTCTTGGAACAGATCTAAAGAGTTTCTTCAGCGAACAACCTGAAGAAAAGATTGTATACGGACCAGAGGATATTTTCGAAACTAACAACGAGAATCTTAAATTTAACTTGCAATGGCTGGTACCAAATGCCCAAAAGAATATTATGGAGCCAATCTTACTTACCTTAGAAGAAGATGGGAGTTACCACGAGGAGGCTGCCCATGAGGGAGAAGAGTTTGGCTATGTACTAGCAGGTAGTATCAACATTACCTATAGAGATAAAAAGTTTAAGTGTAAGAAAGGTGAGTGTTTTTATTTTAAAAGTAACACTAATCACCATATAAGTAATGGGGGAAAATCTTCAGCAAGGGTGCTGTGGGTCAGTTCTCCACCATCTTTTTAA
- a CDS encoding serpin family protein: protein MKEKKIFDAITNVSDELIEEASLTKLKKKGYVWQKWTAMVACALLIVTIGVLIPRGEDSSPWSGVMLDVTYPKAYAFEDHQARLAVMEQNPVDESIIAALNDFSYRTGSLILTEAGENINYSPLSLYYALSLAASGARNDTEEQLLALLGVPDAQFLSAQSRNLYHRLYKDNEIGKLKIANSIWMDNDMNGIPIVFKEDYVEHAAKYFFASSHSVDFANKDTGKAMGRWISTNTNGTISPIIDTSPEQILSILNTVYFYDEWSDRFDKSKTAQDLFHLLDGNVVKNDFMNQIGWSDFAKGEGFTRAGLWLKNYNEMVFILPDEGVSPYELLSSPEQMRETFEGGEEFTGQVVWKIPKFSFSSKLEMTDSLKSLGLSQVFTADADFTGITEQKAFINSVRQETHIAIDENGVEASAFTQIDYAGSAPPTGRADMILNRPFIYGIKAQNGSLLFVGVIENPAK, encoded by the coding sequence ATGAAAGAAAAGAAAATATTTGATGCCATTACAAATGTCAGTGATGAGCTGATAGAAGAAGCAAGTTTAACAAAGCTCAAAAAGAAAGGCTATGTCTGGCAGAAATGGACTGCTATGGTAGCTTGTGCCTTGCTAATAGTAACAATTGGGGTACTGATTCCTAGGGGTGAGGATTCAAGTCCTTGGTCGGGAGTTATGTTGGATGTGACTTATCCGAAGGCCTATGCTTTTGAAGACCATCAAGCACGATTAGCAGTTATGGAACAGAACCCAGTAGATGAAAGTATAATTGCTGCACTCAATGATTTCTCCTATAGGACTGGCTCACTAATACTTACAGAAGCTGGAGAAAATATCAATTATTCACCCCTCTCGTTGTATTATGCCCTGTCCCTTGCAGCTTCTGGTGCTAGAAATGACACTGAGGAACAATTGCTAGCTTTGTTAGGGGTTCCCGATGCTCAATTCCTCTCTGCACAGAGCAGAAATTTGTACCACAGGCTTTATAAAGATAATGAGATTGGAAAGCTTAAAATCGCTAACTCCATCTGGATGGATAATGATATGAACGGTATTCCCATTGTATTTAAAGAAGATTATGTAGAGCATGCCGCTAAATATTTCTTCGCTAGCTCCCACAGTGTGGATTTTGCCAATAAGGATACAGGAAAAGCAATGGGCCGCTGGATATCCACTAACACCAATGGTACCATTTCTCCAATAATTGATACGAGCCCTGAGCAAATACTGTCAATACTCAATACAGTTTATTTCTATGATGAATGGAGTGACCGTTTTGACAAAAGCAAAACTGCCCAAGATTTGTTCCATCTACTGGACGGAAATGTTGTTAAAAACGATTTTATGAATCAAATAGGGTGGTCAGATTTTGCAAAAGGAGAAGGCTTTACACGGGCTGGTTTATGGCTAAAAAATTATAATGAAATGGTATTCATACTGCCAGATGAGGGGGTATCACCTTACGAGCTACTTTCATCACCTGAGCAAATGAGGGAGACTTTTGAAGGTGGAGAGGAATTCACTGGCCAGGTAGTATGGAAAATACCTAAATTTAGTTTTAGTTCAAAACTTGAGATGACTGACTCTCTCAAAAGCCTTGGTTTAAGCCAGGTATTCACAGCTGATGCAGATTTTACTGGGATTACTGAACAAAAGGCTTTCATTAACAGTGTGCGTCAAGAAACTCATATTGCCATCGACGAAAATGGTGTGGAAGCGTCTGCGTTTACTCAAATTGATTATGCAGGCTCTGCCCCCCCTACAGGACGGGCAGATATGATTCTCAATAGGCCCTTTATCTACGGTATTAAGGCACAAAATGGTAGTCTGCTTTTCGTTGGTGTAATAGAGAATCCTGCTAAATAG
- a CDS encoding RNA polymerase sigma factor has protein sequence MEDLQIIDLYLCRNEAAIQETDTKYGRLLNSIALNILSNCEDSEECVNDTYCKAWNAIPPQKPKSLASYLGRIVRNLSINRWHKNRAQKRYNGAELLITELSDCIPTLGNVENEVEGKELSEVISDWLYTLSRDDRVLFLHRYWFGDPLNKLADECGTTPNKLAGRMYRLRQSLKSTLEKEGVLI, from the coding sequence ATGGAGGATTTGCAAATCATCGATTTATACCTGTGCCGCAACGAAGCAGCCATACAGGAGACCGACACAAAATACGGACGATTGTTGAACAGTATTGCATTAAACATCCTGTCAAATTGCGAAGACAGTGAGGAGTGTGTTAACGATACTTACTGCAAAGCTTGGAATGCAATACCACCACAAAAACCTAAGTCCCTTGCATCATACCTAGGGCGTATTGTACGAAACCTGTCAATCAACCGTTGGCACAAAAATCGTGCACAAAAACGGTACAACGGTGCCGAGTTGCTGATTACTGAACTGTCTGACTGCATTCCTACCTTGGGAAATGTAGAAAATGAAGTAGAAGGAAAAGAGCTGTCGGAGGTTATTAGTGATTGGCTCTATACACTTTCTAGGGATGATCGTGTGTTGTTCCTGCACCGGTATTGGTTCGGTGATCCACTTAATAAATTGGCAGATGAGTGTGGTACAACACCTAATAAATTGGCGGGACGTATGTACCGGTTGAGGCAAAGTCTTAAGAGTACACTTGAGAAGGAGGGTGTTTTGATATGA
- a CDS encoding RidA family protein yields the protein MSTNCEDDTCSSCVVAGDYIFLAHHSGGNDRNDIVYQMEATFNDLRETLESVGATLENMVQINLYLKNIEDFRKARDVFYKYFENGFPARMTTTTDFVTSTCLCMMDGIAYRKQG from the coding sequence ATGTCTACGAATTGTGAGGATGATACCTGTTCTTCATGTGTTGTTGCTGGTGATTACATATTTTTAGCTCACCATTCGGGAGGTAACGATAGAAATGACATTGTGTACCAGATGGAAGCAACTTTTAATGATTTAAGAGAAACATTAGAGTCTGTTGGTGCCACATTGGAAAACATGGTTCAAATAAACTTATATCTTAAAAATATTGAAGATTTCAGGAAGGCGAGAGATGTTTTTTATAAGTACTTCGAAAATGGTTTTCCTGCAAGAATGACAACCACGACAGATTTTGTTACGTCAACCTGCTTATGTATGATGGACGGTATAGCATATAGAAAGCAGGGTTAA
- a CDS encoding GrpB family protein, with translation MQKNSKRTIVVEPYNPKWKEEFLKIKAMLIPYIGDMIIDIVHVGSTSVEGLAAKPIIDFNIIIDSYEVFPLLEKELKKLGYNHDGDGGIKGRERFRRSFKDEFMNYHMYVCPKGSTEHLRQLAFRDYLRKNKKVTTEYAKLKMHLAEQYPHDIDNYIKGKSNFIEGIVRKASVQMWLS, from the coding sequence ATGCAGAAAAACTCGAAAAGAACAATAGTAGTAGAGCCATATAATCCAAAATGGAAAGAGGAGTTCTTGAAAATTAAGGCGATGCTTATTCCTTACATAGGTGATATGATAATTGATATTGTTCATGTAGGAAGCACATCTGTTGAAGGTCTTGCAGCTAAACCTATTATTGATTTTAATATCATTATTGACTCATATGAGGTTTTTCCTTTATTAGAGAAAGAACTTAAAAAGCTAGGTTATAACCATGATGGAGATGGTGGAATTAAAGGCAGAGAAAGATTTAGAAGATCTTTTAAAGATGAATTTATGAATTATCATATGTATGTCTGCCCGAAAGGTAGCACTGAACATTTAAGACAGTTAGCTTTTAGAGATTACTTGAGAAAAAACAAGAAGGTTACTACTGAGTATGCAAAGTTAAAGATGCATTTAGCTGAGCAGTATCCACACGATATAGATAATTATATTAAAGGTAAAAGCAATTTTATCGAAGGTATAGTACGAAAGGCCAGTGTACAGATGTGGCTATCCTAG